The Raphanus sativus cultivar WK10039 unplaced genomic scaffold, ASM80110v3 Scaffold4363, whole genome shotgun sequence genome includes the window CAGGATTTCATTACGACGAGAAAGTGTTGGGTTTCATCAAGGGATATAAACGTGTCTTTGATCTTGGTAACACTCCTTAtcccttttttttgttcaagtaaacaatttgattgattgatttatCACTTCTTCTCAAGTATTGATGATTGAAATTGATTCTCTTGTGTTTGATGTGACTTGTTAGCTTGCATTGATCACAGAGGTACACCAGAACACCCTGCAAGAACTTGCACACTCGAGAAAGATGAAGAAGCCATATGCGTAAGTTGCCTATATTATTCAGTGATCTTAGAGTCTGTTTAGTCTCATACATTCCTTAACAATCCAATACTTTTTTGACAGTGGGGTGCTGCTTTCTGTGTCCGTGGAGGGCCAGAAGAAGAACGTCTGGCTATGGAGGTATGTTCTCTGCATCCTAAAAACTAGTTTGCTTGATGTTTCATGTTCATGACTTTTGTGTCGATCAATCTATTTATCTACCAGTACTTGGAACGTAGAGAGTGTGAATATGATCTCAAGACATGTGTAGACTTTTACAAAGTGAGTCACAACATGCCCGACTCTATTCAAATACGCCTCCTATTCTCTTCTACTCCTAATAATGTTGACCTCAAAATGTTTCTTCTCTTAACTTTTACACAGGAAGATGATCCCCTGAAGCCATCTGTAACTGGAGTGATAGTGTAAGTTGTTTTCTCTTTACGGGTCCTTGAGAATGGCGCTGTGTCTTTTGCTTTTCTTCTGAAGTCTGCGTTGTGATTTATCATGAATgcgttttttcttttacaatatTCAGATTCACTTCTACTCCAGACAAGGTCTCCAACAAGTATTACCTTGGACCTGCGCCATTAGAAGACATGGCAAGGTAAAACACTTAAGCCTCTACATCAACAACCTCTGTTCCTTCAATTTACACGGCAGATTCTTGTCCTCACACTAGCTAGTTGTTTTGATATATGTAAAGACAAATTGCGACAGCCAATGGACCATGTGGTAACAATAGAGATTATCTCTTCCTGCTAGAGAAGGCAATGCATGACATCGGTTAGTCCAAAGctcctttctttttttattaaacgtTGATAACCAACATAGACGTTTTTCTTGATGTGTTGagcgttgttgttgttg containing:
- the LOC130507342 gene encoding gamma-glutamylcyclotransferase 2-2 → MVMWVFGYGSLVWNPGFHYDEKVLGFIKGYKRVFDLACIDHRGTPEHPARTCTLEKDEEAICWGAAFCVRGGPEEERLAMEYLERRECEYDLKTCVDFYKEDDPLKPSVTGVIVFTSTPDKVSNKYYLGPAPLEDMARQIATANGPCGNNRDYLFLLEKAMHDIGHEEDYVIELANEVRKVLAESSTMKVTPVKEPRASRVSNKSKSNVPTAHQILPYQPEAVATTI